A part of Oncorhynchus clarkii lewisi isolate Uvic-CL-2024 chromosome 17, UVic_Ocla_1.0, whole genome shotgun sequence genomic DNA contains:
- the LOC139370544 gene encoding protein dpy-30 homolog has translation MADDHTDADQSMEVHTPTAENPHSEYGLTDNIQRIVENEKANTEKVSKQKVDLQSLPTRAYLDQTVVPILLQGLSVLAKERPANPIEFLAAFLLKNKSQFEDRN, from the exons ATGGCGGACG ATCACACGGACGCAGACCAATCTATGGAGGTGCACACTCCA ACAGCTGAAAACCCCCATTCTGAATATGGACTGACGGACAACATCCAG AGAATAGTGGAAAACGAGAAAGCCAACACAGAGAAGGTCTCCAAACAGAAGGTGGATCTGCAGTCGCTCCCCACGAGGGCATATTTGGATCAGACAGTGGTGCCCATTCTTCTTCAAGGCTTATCTGTGCTGGCCAAGGAAAG ACCTGCAAATCCTATTGAATTCTTAGCAGCCTTCCTTCTCAAGAACAAATCACAGTTTGAAGATCGAAATTAA